The following proteins come from a genomic window of Trifolium pratense cultivar HEN17-A07 linkage group LG4, ARS_RC_1.1, whole genome shotgun sequence:
- the LOC123924052 gene encoding uncharacterized protein LOC123924052 translates to MSFQVQQQQQPQAQPQQPVQVYPKTVTNQPSPHHSNGSFGTVFIVLAIILVISVVACFLGRLCNRRYNKTNDNNQSRQHNSLQRRPANPNRQQQIHDFETREEDIEFGVDKRMPPPIITRPRGLAFEPPAGTRRSQPHGNINNGHNQMKDFEMKSDHESDHHRAGL, encoded by the coding sequence TCAACAACAGCAACAGCCACAGGCACAGCCACAACAACCTGTTCAAGTTTACCCAAAAACAGTCACAAATCAACCATCTCCCCATCATTCAAATGGGTCTTTTGGGACAGTTTTCATTGTCCTTGCAATAATACTAGTCATTTCAGTAGTTGCTTGTTTTCTCGGACGCCTCTGCAATCGACGCTACAATAAAACCAATGACAATAACCAAAGTCGTCAACACAACAGCCTGCAGAGACGGCCCGCTAATCCGAATCGGCAACAACAAATTCATGATTTTGAAACAAGAGAAGAGGACATTGAATTTGGGGTTGATAAAAGAATGCCTCCACCAATAATTACAAGGCCTAGAGGACTTGCTTTTGAACCACCAGCAGGCACAAGAAGATCTCAGCCACATGGTAATATTAATAATGGTCACAATCAAATGAAAGATTTTGAAATGAAATCTGATCATGAAAGTGATCATCATAGAGCTGGTTTATGA